The proteins below come from a single Eubacterium limosum genomic window:
- a CDS encoding response regulator transcription factor — protein MIQNRILLVEDDTSLIDGLEYTLVKNGFNVRVAQTVQEALLLFEKDSFDLLLLDLTLPDGTGFDICRSVRRHSEVPIIFLTASDEEVNVVMGLDIGGDDYITKPFNLGELVSRIKALLRRARKLRSPILESHGIAVDLMKGSATKNGQSLELTAAEQRLLILFLQNPGMILSRNSILERLWDSPSDFVDDNTLSVYIRRLRSKIEDDPNHPARLLTVRGMGYKWQSESAGD, from the coding sequence ATGATCCAAAACCGTATCCTTTTAGTTGAAGACGACACAAGCCTCATTGACGGACTCGAATATACACTGGTCAAAAACGGCTTTAATGTCCGCGTTGCCCAGACCGTGCAGGAGGCCCTTCTCCTTTTCGAAAAGGACTCCTTTGACCTGCTTCTGCTTGATCTGACACTGCCCGACGGCACCGGCTTTGATATCTGCCGCAGTGTCCGCAGGCACTCTGAGGTGCCTATCATTTTTCTGACAGCTTCGGATGAGGAGGTCAATGTTGTCATGGGTCTGGACATCGGCGGCGATGACTACATCACCAAACCCTTTAATCTGGGTGAGCTGGTTTCCAGAATAAAGGCCTTGCTGCGCCGCGCCCGAAAGCTCCGGTCTCCCATCCTCGAAAGCCACGGCATCGCGGTGGATCTGATGAAAGGCAGCGCCACTAAAAACGGCCAGTCTCTGGAGCTCACCGCCGCGGAGCAGCGCCTGCTGATCCTGTTTTTACAGAATCCCGGCATGATACTGAGCCGGAATTCCATTCTGGAACGTCTCTGGGACAGTCCGAGCGATTTTGTGGACGACAACACCCTTTCGGTCTATATAAGACGCCTTCGCAGCAAAATCGAAGATGATCCCAACCATCCTGCCCGGCTGCTCACTGTGCGCGGCATGGGCTACAAATGGCAGTCCGAAAGCGCTGGTGACTGA
- a CDS encoding lectin like domain-containing protein — protein MKKKSLPKSWKGRITAAILGVTLSFTAFTGSVVLAAPEIPVDTSGVDNYDGGRLPAGLDSSYYTLPQDTNAITPRGVPLPEQYDLRDEGLVTGTRNQNPWGACWSFGNTSSIESNAVLKGAGSAGSLDYSEHYMAWFTFQPYQGEGYEIVEGAANVLDFGGRRQMATADTTAWFGPIDETLAPYVNAAGERDDNGIPLKTGDWSLPESLRDEAEEVHVQNVDYLPETGVFKDTAVDKDGITYKTGYSFDEAALKAVKSALMENGVLDVSYYAAKSLPDQDENTTEIFNTETHAQYSPRNASANHEVSIVGWDDTYGVDNFSTTPPGPGAWIVKNSWGKGNGGAGSVDAEGYFYISYYDQTVSEFTSYQVDVPENGLFSYDNNYQYDFLGYKSFVSVPPSEDNRGNKVANIFTAEKDEVLTAVSAITVDTNSTVEIEIYKLADGADLSNAGEAVSTITAQPTYGGYHTIALNKDVELKAGERFAVVETITGDRGGYLPIEMGYSGVITQGGGGQVKSVAKIEPGQSYVFSKENGQWIWSDIADTPPTVVGDETSNYGNAMIKAFTVDQDGAVAATLTVESLDSQKQSLGSQEVTDFAAPVLLPAGTETIRLSATAQNGTASLSVAENTEVAKEDFQNTPIVLSLTSEPRGNNGAEYTLSFNIEKVLVSEDGSTTLIDNQELLPEGTIFDAKALTKGDAYEQAKKTLKDGHDAFTLYEVTTLDKDKKPVTLASGKNLTMEFRLPDGYEAAKTKIYTIGDDGSLKDMNAAAKTPEPQAAVLRTAEAAESKTVLSVDTNVLNGTYAIAVVKNDTSGGTDEPQQGSGGTETKYAEAPAQPGVLTGLTSAANIVLPIGIIVLVIVIAGVWIYLRRKNK, from the coding sequence GTGAAAAAGAAATCATTACCCAAATCATGGAAAGGACGAATTACCGCAGCCATCCTGGGCGTAACCCTAAGCTTTACGGCTTTTACCGGCTCTGTTGTGCTGGCAGCGCCGGAGATTCCAGTGGATACTAGCGGTGTCGATAATTATGACGGCGGCCGCCTGCCCGCAGGGCTGGATTCATCCTATTACACCCTGCCCCAGGACACCAACGCCATCACGCCAAGAGGCGTGCCGCTGCCGGAGCAATACGACCTGCGGGATGAGGGACTTGTGACCGGCACCCGGAATCAGAACCCCTGGGGTGCCTGCTGGTCCTTTGGCAACACCTCCAGCATCGAATCCAACGCGGTGCTGAAAGGCGCTGGCAGCGCCGGCAGCCTGGACTATTCCGAGCACTATATGGCCTGGTTTACCTTCCAGCCCTACCAGGGCGAGGGGTATGAGATTGTGGAGGGCGCGGCAAATGTCCTGGACTTTGGCGGACGTCGGCAGATGGCCACAGCGGACACCACAGCCTGGTTTGGACCGATTGATGAGACGCTGGCGCCCTATGTCAACGCCGCGGGAGAACGGGATGACAACGGTATTCCGTTGAAAACCGGTGACTGGAGCCTTCCGGAAAGCCTGCGGGATGAGGCAGAGGAGGTGCACGTGCAGAACGTGGATTACCTGCCTGAGACGGGTGTCTTTAAAGACACAGCGGTGGATAAAGATGGTATAACCTATAAAACCGGTTACTCTTTTGACGAGGCTGCCCTAAAGGCCGTTAAAAGCGCTCTCATGGAAAATGGTGTGCTGGACGTGTCCTACTATGCGGCAAAATCACTTCCAGATCAGGATGAGAATACCACTGAAATTTTTAATACCGAAACCCATGCCCAGTACAGCCCAAGAAATGCCTCGGCCAACCATGAAGTCTCCATTGTGGGCTGGGATGATACCTATGGTGTTGATAATTTTAGCACCACGCCGCCGGGACCAGGTGCGTGGATTGTTAAAAACAGCTGGGGCAAGGGGAACGGTGGCGCAGGCTCTGTGGATGCAGAAGGCTACTTTTATATCTCTTATTATGACCAGACCGTCAGTGAGTTCACTTCCTACCAGGTGGACGTGCCGGAAAACGGTCTGTTCAGTTATGATAATAATTATCAATATGACTTTTTAGGCTATAAGTCCTTTGTGTCCGTTCCGCCGAGCGAGGATAACAGAGGTAACAAGGTAGCCAACATCTTTACTGCGGAAAAGGATGAGGTATTAACGGCAGTGTCCGCCATCACCGTGGATACGAACAGTACCGTCGAGATTGAAATTTACAAGCTTGCCGACGGCGCAGACCTTTCAAACGCGGGCGAGGCGGTTTCCACAATCACTGCCCAACCCACCTACGGCGGCTATCACACCATTGCGCTGAACAAGGATGTTGAGCTAAAGGCCGGCGAACGCTTTGCCGTGGTCGAGACCATTACTGGAGACAGAGGTGGCTATCTGCCGATAGAGATGGGCTATAGCGGTGTTATTACCCAGGGCGGCGGTGGCCAAGTTAAATCCGTTGCCAAGATTGAACCGGGCCAGAGCTATGTTTTTTCCAAGGAAAATGGTCAGTGGATTTGGTCTGACATAGCAGATACGCCTCCAACAGTAGTCGGCGATGAAACCAGTAACTATGGCAATGCTATGATCAAAGCCTTTACCGTCGATCAGGATGGCGCAGTGGCAGCGACTCTGACCGTTGAAAGCCTTGACAGCCAGAAGCAGTCTCTGGGAAGCCAGGAGGTAACGGATTTTGCAGCCCCGGTGCTGCTGCCAGCCGGGACAGAAACGATCCGCCTGAGCGCCACAGCCCAGAACGGAACCGCCAGCCTGAGCGTGGCTGAAAATACCGAAGTTGCCAAGGAAGATTTCCAGAATACGCCCATAGTCCTCAGCCTGACCTCTGAGCCGAGGGGGAACAACGGGGCAGAGTATACCCTGAGCTTTAACATTGAGAAAGTGCTGGTATCTGAAGATGGTAGTACAACTCTAATCGACAATCAGGAGCTGCTGCCAGAGGGAACGATCTTTGATGCCAAAGCGCTGACAAAGGGCGACGCCTACGAACAGGCAAAGAAGACATTGAAGGATGGGCATGACGCTTTTACACTTTATGAAGTTACAACGCTGGATAAGGATAAAAAGCCTGTCACCCTGGCGTCAGGAAAAAACCTGACCATGGAATTCAGACTGCCGGATGGTTACGAAGCGGCTAAAACCAAGATTTATACCATCGGTGATGATGGCAGTCTTAAGGATATGAACGCCGCTGCAAAAACTCCAGAGCCCCAGGCCGCTGTACTGCGTACTGCTGAGGCGGCAGAGTCCAAAACCGTGCTGAGTGTGGATACTAACGTACTCAATGGCACCTATGCTATCGCCGTGGTTAAAAATGACACTTCTGGCGGCACAGATGAACCCCAGCAGGGCAGCGGCGGCACAGAAACCAAGTATGCAGAAGCGCCGGCTCAGCCGGGGGTTCTGACAGGCCTCACATCCGCCGCAAATATCGTACTGCCCATTGGCATTATCGTTTTGGTGATTGTCATTGCGGGTGTTTGGATCTATCTGCGAAGAAAAAATAAATAA
- a CDS encoding LytR/AlgR family response regulator transcription factor — translation MKILLCEDNPADLEKAREQIEAAAETYPEESMLEICQTAEACRAYLKSEVPDLVFMDIFMAETSGVDLAREIRSLSTDAKIVFLTSSNEFAAESYEVGAMDYILKPPTQSQVKKVFENYMKTQKSQRRYILVKRGRDEVRIEEAGILYVRTIGNETSIHTKTGVIRAYYPLREIEKQLDVSRFLKVRKGLITSMDYIESMEGDYCVLKNGEEYAISRKNKSENRKKFYDYQFSQIERR, via the coding sequence ATGAAAATTTTACTATGCGAAGATAATCCGGCAGATCTGGAAAAAGCCCGGGAACAGATCGAGGCAGCTGCAGAAACCTACCCAGAGGAGAGCATGCTTGAAATCTGCCAAACTGCAGAAGCCTGCAGAGCTTATCTGAAAAGTGAGGTGCCGGATCTGGTTTTTATGGATATCTTTATGGCAGAGACCTCCGGTGTTGATTTGGCCCGTGAAATCCGAAGCCTGAGTACAGATGCAAAGATCGTATTTCTGACCAGCTCTAACGAGTTTGCGGCCGAATCCTACGAGGTTGGAGCCATGGATTATATCCTTAAGCCCCCGACGCAGAGTCAGGTAAAAAAAGTATTTGAAAATTATATGAAAACCCAGAAGTCCCAGAGGCGTTATATTTTAGTCAAGCGGGGCAGAGACGAGGTTAGAATTGAGGAAGCTGGCATTCTTTATGTCAGAACCATCGGCAATGAAACCAGTATCCATACAAAAACCGGCGTCATCAGAGCTTACTATCCTTTGAGAGAAATTGAAAAGCAATTGGACGTCAGCCGTTTTCTGAAAGTCCGAAAAGGGCTGATCACCAGCATGGATTATATCGAATCCATGGAAGGTGATTATTGCGTGCTGAAAAATGGCGAGGAGTATGCCATCAGCCGGAAAAACAAGTCGGAAAACCGAAAGAAATTTTATGACTATCAGTTTTCACAGATTGAAAGGAGGTAA
- a CDS encoding lipoprotein, translating to MKKIISGMMALVLCFTLAACTAGSGTGIAGTWKEETAAETDQSGYQLTFKDDGSFEERIEPKSDQASPTTVSGKYTVDSGRIKLEVTSFSGGGIEAENLMNLGAGSNVVERQYEIEGQTLYLYESEKQEGRTEKAFEGKFIRE from the coding sequence ATGAAAAAAATAATATCAGGAATGATGGCGTTGGTCCTCTGCTTTACACTGGCGGCCTGCACTGCCGGGTCTGGTACGGGTATCGCAGGAACCTGGAAGGAGGAGACCGCAGCCGAAACAGACCAGAGCGGTTACCAGCTGACTTTTAAGGATGACGGCAGCTTTGAGGAAAGGATTGAGCCAAAAAGCGATCAGGCATCGCCCACCACTGTCAGCGGAAAATACACTGTGGACAGCGGCAGAATAAAGCTGGAGGTCACCAGCTTTTCCGGAGGCGGTATAGAGGCAGAAAACCTCATGAACCTGGGCGCTGGCAGCAATGTGGTGGAGCGGCAGTACGAAATTGAGGGCCAAACCTTGTATCTGTACGAGAGCGAAAAACAGGAGGGCCGTACCGAGAAGGCCTTTGAAGGAAAATTCATCAGAGAATAA
- a CDS encoding sensor histidine kinase — MLESNIFMRYILGFWVQVVPVAALCYLAFDPEDYRLSVKKTAFLNLGVMLLLSILETFLWVWNEQFQGTDYEAAFSGNSTIFYGFLLLCFFLFLACVRSTLVKKLLVFSMGFAYAVFVASGANTYLTVFPESSFWDASREAGVMLQGGSIYVIIVLECVTLPLMILFMRKIVRPALRVLDTKTSRYFCLAIIIMLMLYCASYTRITFNFDTVLFVFYCLTLCVFGSFGIFFYTAGQMNKNRETEEKARQLEHQIQLEELNYRNIVGNLENARMLRHDVRHHLRLIGELAESGNTKAIQDYIQSYDDRIQSETTVQASDNYIFNSIYQYYLAKCEESGIELNVKVKLGQTPGIDQVDLTVLFSNILENAFNACQKVVGQKPFIDLRVGSVGSSMVIIMKNSTTMVSEKQTLTTAELQRLKENGRKSLGLQSVQSIVDAHHGYVEYHCSEGVFSTKISIICAAKDTDDSREERI, encoded by the coding sequence TTGCTCGAATCCAATATTTTTATGAGGTATATTCTTGGCTTCTGGGTGCAGGTGGTGCCTGTGGCAGCCCTTTGCTATCTGGCCTTTGACCCGGAGGATTACCGCCTGAGCGTCAAAAAGACCGCTTTTCTTAACCTGGGGGTCATGCTTCTGCTGTCCATTTTGGAGACTTTTTTGTGGGTCTGGAATGAGCAGTTTCAGGGCACTGATTATGAGGCCGCCTTCAGCGGCAACAGTACCATTTTTTACGGCTTTCTGCTGCTTTGCTTCTTTTTGTTTCTGGCCTGCGTGCGCAGTACTCTGGTCAAGAAGCTGCTGGTCTTCTCGATGGGGTTTGCCTACGCGGTCTTTGTGGCCTCCGGCGCCAACACTTATCTGACTGTTTTTCCTGAAAGCAGTTTTTGGGATGCTTCCCGTGAGGCAGGGGTGATGCTGCAGGGGGGCTCCATCTATGTGATTATCGTGCTGGAGTGTGTGACACTGCCGCTCATGATACTGTTCATGCGAAAAATCGTCCGGCCGGCACTGCGGGTTCTGGATACCAAGACAAGCCGTTATTTCTGCCTGGCCATCATTATTATGCTCATGCTGTACTGCGCGAGCTATACCCGCATCACCTTTAATTTTGACACCGTACTGTTTGTGTTTTACTGCCTGACCCTGTGTGTGTTTGGGTCCTTTGGCATCTTTTTTTACACAGCCGGGCAGATGAACAAAAACAGGGAAACAGAAGAAAAGGCACGCCAGCTGGAACACCAAATCCAGCTTGAGGAGCTCAATTACCGGAATATTGTCGGCAATCTGGAGAATGCCCGCATGCTCCGGCACGATGTGCGACACCATCTGCGGCTCATTGGCGAGCTGGCCGAAAGCGGCAATACCAAAGCTATTCAGGATTATATCCAATCTTACGACGACCGTATCCAGTCTGAGACCACCGTACAGGCTTCCGACAATTATATCTTTAACAGCATCTATCAATACTACCTTGCAAAGTGTGAGGAAAGCGGTATCGAGTTGAACGTGAAGGTAAAGCTGGGGCAGACACCAGGTATTGACCAGGTGGATCTTACGGTTCTGTTTTCCAACATTCTGGAAAACGCCTTTAACGCCTGCCAGAAGGTCGTCGGCCAAAAGCCCTTTATCGACCTGCGGGTAGGGTCGGTGGGCAGTTCCATGGTCATTATCATGAAAAACAGCACCACGATGGTCAGCGAAAAACAGACCCTGACCACCGCAGAACTTCAGCGCCTGAAGGAAAACGGGCGTAAAAGCCTTGGCCTGCAGAGCGTTCAAAGCATTGTGGACGCCCATCACGGGTATGTGGAGTACCACTGCAGCGAGGGCGTGTTCAGCACGAAAATAAGTATCATCTGTGCCGCAAAAGACACCGATGATAGCAGGGAGGAAAGAATATGA